The following coding sequences lie in one Cucurbita pepo subsp. pepo cultivar mu-cu-16 chromosome LG13, ASM280686v2, whole genome shotgun sequence genomic window:
- the LOC111808307 gene encoding cytochrome P450 77A3-like, which translates to MASSSFSDHYLRLLFSIMAFVVSAFIFFLIQKRSSKPRLNLPPGPRGWPVVGNLFQVARSGKHFFEYVEDIRQIYGPIFTLQMGSRTMIILSGADLIHEALIKRGSTFASRPAENPTRIVFSSNKFSVNAAVYGSLWRSLRRNMVENMLSPSRLQEFRDVRKNAMDKLVRRIRADADANGGVVWVLKNARFAVFCILLAMCFGLELDEESVEKMDQVLKTVLLTVDPRIDDFLPTLRPFFSKQRKRAMEVRTEQIEFVVQFINRRRKALQNPGTDITATSFSYLDTLFNLKVDGRESSPTDAELVTLCSEFLNGGTDTTATAIEWGIAELIANPNIQNKLHEEIKQLVGERKIEESDIEKLPYLQAVVKELLRRHPPTYFSLTHSAIETTKLGGYDIPVEASVEVYLAGISNDPEVWKNPEKFDPERFISGEGDADMTGSKGLKMIPFGVGRRICPGLGMATIHVHLMVARLVQEFEWSSYPPKSELDFTKKYEFTVVMKNPIRAIARTRG; encoded by the coding sequence ATGGCGTCTTCCTCTTTCTCCGATCACTACCTGCGACTTCTCTTCTCGATTATGGCCTTCGTAGTCTCTgcattcatcttcttcctcatccaAAAACGCTCCTCTAAGCCGCGACTCAACCTCCCGCCGGGACCCCGTGGCTGGCCGGTCGTCGGAAACCTCTTCCAGGTTGCTCGTTCTGGCAAGCATTTCTTCGAATACGTTGAAGACATCCGCCAGATTTACGGCCCAATCTTCACTCTCCAGATGGGATCCCGCACCATGATCATTTTGTCCGGCGCCGATCTCATTCACGAAGCTCTAATCAAGCGTGGCTCTACTTTCGCCAGCCGCCCAGCCGAAAACCCTACCCGAATCGTCTTCAGTAGCAATAAGTTCTCCGTCAATGCTGCTGTGTACGGCTCCCTCTGGCGCTCCCTCCGCCGGAACATGGTGGAGAATATGCTCTCTCCCAGCCGCTTGCAGGAGTTTCGCGATGTGAGGAAGAACGCTATGGATAAACTCGTTCGACGCATCAGAGCCGATGCCGATGCAAACGGTGGAGTCGTTTGGGTGTTGAAGAACGCTCGATTCGCTGTGTTCTGTATTCTCTTGGCGATGTGCTTTGGATTAGAACTGGACGAGGAATCCGTCGAGAAAATGGATCAGGTTCTTAAAACTGTGCTGCTCACCGTCGATCCGAGAATCGACGATTTCCTCCCGACTTTGAGGCCGTTTTTCTCAAAACAGAGGAAACGCGCCATGGAAGTGAGAACAGAGCAGATCGAATTCGTCGTACAGTTCATCAATCGAAGGAGAAAAGCACTTCAAAATCCAGGTACAGACATTACCGCTACTTCATTTTCGTACCTCGACACGCTCTTCAATCTCAAGGTCGACGGCCGGGAatcttccccaaccgacgcCGAATTAGTCACTCTCTGCTCCGAATTCCTCAACGGCGGCACGGATACGACCGCCACCGCGATCGAATGGGGAATCGCAGAGCTAATCGCAAACCCTAACATCCAGAACAAACTACACGAAGAAATCAAGCAATTAGTAGGcgaaagaaaaattgaggAATCGGACATTGAGAAATTGCCGTATCTTCAAGCGGTGGTGAAGGAACTTCTGAGAAGGCATCCGCCGACGTACTTTTCGCTGACACATTCGGCGATCGAGACGACGAAGCTTGGCGGATACGACATACCGGTGGAGGCGAGCGTGGAGGTTTATTTGGCCGGAATCAGCAACGATCCGGAAGTATGGAAGAATCCGGAGAAATTCGATCCAGAGAGATTCATTTCCGGGGAGGGAGATGCAGATATGACGGGGAGTAAAGGACTGAAAATGATTCCGTTCGGAGTTGGGAGGAGAATTTGCCCTGGATTGGGAATGGCGACGATTCACGTTCATCTGATGGTGGCGAGATTGGTTCAGGAATTCGAATGGAGTTCGTATCCACCGAAGAGTGAATTGGATTTTACGAAGAAGTATGAGTTTACTGTTGTGATGAAGAATCCTATCAGAGCCATTGCAAGAACaagaggttga
- the LOC111809237 gene encoding putative RING-H2 finger protein ATL71 produces MMSSGINLVMTVIGFTVSTLFIVFVCTRLVCARIHLNASRRSFPIASRSDLSGLERGLHGLEPLFVANFPTKKYSDEYFSSMRNSQCTVCLADYHSEDLLRILPYCGHSFHVNCIDIWLHQNLTCPVCRISLRDVPDKKRTMQPLFSSAIRSHYNLNSDAYAHPCHEFPGDLENSELDQPIQQENRRSPRTNGAAQALENTSSFIIKGNQNSKNVESPSNA; encoded by the exons ATGATGTCTTCTGGAATAAACTTGGTGATGACTGTTATTGGATTCACTGTGAGCACTTTGTTCATCGTGTTCGTCTGCACAAGGCTTGTTTGTGCTCGGATTCATCTCAATGCTTCAAGGCGCTCCTTCCCAATCGCTTCTAGATCCGATCTCAGTGGG CTGGAACGGGGATTACACGGTCTAGAGCCTTTGTTTGTAGCCAACTTTCCAACTAAGAAGTACAGTGATGAATACTTCTCATCTATGAGAAATTCTCA ATGCACAGTTTGCTTGGCAGACTATCATAGTGAAGACTTATTGCGCATTCTTCCCTACTGTGGACACTCCTTCCATGTGAACTGCATAGACATATGGCTGCATCAGAACCTAACATGCCCGGTTTGTCGTATATCGTTACGTGACGTCCCAGACAAGAAACGAACGATGCAACCCTTGTTTAGTTCAGCAATTCGCTCCCATTACAACCTCAACTCAGATGCCTATGCTCATCCCTGCCACGAGTTCCCGGGAGACCTCGAAAACAGTGAGTTGGATCAACCAATCCAACAAGAGAACCGCCGCTCACCTAGGACCAATGGAGCAGCACAAGCCCTTGAGAACACGTCCTCGTTCATCATCAAAGGTAACCAGAATAGTAAAAATGTAGAAAGCCCATCAAATGCTTGA
- the LOC111808800 gene encoding uncharacterized protein LOC111808800 → MENPDQDQQDPRSVPGVEDTTAMTIEFLRARLLSERSVSKCARQRADELAQRVAELEEQLRVVSFQRRMAEKATADVLAILEDNGATDISETLDSNSDHETAKVEDGPVRGDANSSSIGRRNEHEEYSGSDTSPMLGGSLSWKGRNDRPHIREKYKKFSIRSQSNITSIGSSSPKHQLGRSCRQIKRRDTRPLDGEQELKSKTCVDSCQEIPSTCSEDSRNYSVNGDKISRDSYELRDKTRSGSSEVHNSVGNKDQDHDLDGYEKVSDMEKTLKCQAQLIDQYEAMEKAQREWEEKFRENNNSTPDSCDPGNHSDITEERDEIRAQTPNLSNSSLLANEPKSQVSADCVTRDLSQAQTSGGLGPSLCSDVEDLQDQNMNSVSTSRSLEEFTFPMANVKQCQESHENREQEPSCPSNLNHGLPERLLSSHTGINIYDQETPCSRTDLYALVPHEPPALDGVLEALEQAKLSLTKKINKLPFVEDGSVDKSIGALSVPKVEDRLEIPIGCAGLFRLPTDFAAEASSTQPNFLASSSELRSTARYTGESVSLSATHQIFPAHEMEDRSSFLTGLRSSHYHTGSGSTRDGYLTDHAPEHRWKNPGQNHHFDQYFDAIQPSPYVHSYPSPPPVLSSIHPNDSFLRTFPNRTLETPPTNQYSFYEDQLRPNMYR, encoded by the exons ATGGAGAATCCTGATCAGGATCAGCAAGATCCGAG GAGCGTTCCTGGTGTGGAGGACACAACCGCAATGACTATTGAGTTTCTTCGTGCTCGATTACTGTCAGAACGATCTGTTTCAAAATGTGCAAGACAGAGAGCTGATGAACTAGCACAAAGA GTTGCAGAACTGGAGGAGCAGCTAAGGGTTGTGTCTTTTCAAAGAAGAATGGCTGAAAAGGCCACAGCAGATGTACTTGCCATCTTAGAAGACAATGGGGCTACTGATATTTCTGAGACACTTGATTCAAACTCTGACCATGAAACGGCAAAAGTTGAGGATGGCCCTGTAAGAGGGGATGCAAACTCCAGTTCAATAGGAAGGAGAAACGAACACGAAGAATATTCAGGTTCTGATACTTCTCCAATGCTAGGTGGAAGCCTGTCTTGGAAAGGACGCAATGATAGACCACATATTCGTGAGAAGTACAAAAAATTTTCTATAAGAAGTCAAAGCAATATTACTTCGATTGGTTCTTCTTCACCAAAACACCAACTTGGAAGATCGTGCCGCCAGATAAAACGTCGGGATACAAG ACCACTAGATGGGGAGCAAGAGCTCAAATCCAAGACATGCGTGGATAGTTGTCAAGAGATACCCTCTACTTGTTCAGAAGACTCTCGGAATTACTCTGTAAATGGGGACAAGATATCGAGAGACAGCTATGAACTTCGTGATAAGACACGCTCGGGTTCTTCAGAAGTTCATAATAGTGTAGGAAATAAAGATCAAGATCATGATTTAGATGGATATGAAAAAGTAAGCGATATGGAGAAGACATTGAAATGTCAAGCACAACTCATTGATCAATATGAAGCAATGGAAAAGGCTCAAAGAGAATGGGAAGAGAAGTTCAGAGAAAATAACAACAGCACTCCT GATTCTTGTGACCCTGGAAACCATTCAGATATCACCGAGGAAAGGGACGAGATCAGGGCTCAAACGCCAAATCTGTCGAATAGTTCTTTGCTTGCAAATGAACCAAAATCACAGGTTTCAGCCGATTGTGTCACTAGAGATTTGTCCCAAGCTCAAACCAGTGGGGGGCTTGGCCCATCTTTGTGTTCTGATGTGGAAGACTTGCAGGATCAGAATATGAACAGCGTTTCCACTTCAAGATCACTTGAAGAATTTACCTTCCCTATGGCTAATGTAAAGCAATGCCAAGAAAGCCATGAAAACAGAGAACAAGAACCTTCATGTCCCTCCAACCTCAATCATGGGCTCCCAGAAAGGCTGTTGTCATCTCATACTGGTATCAATATCTACGACCAAGAAACTCCGTGCAGTCGTACCGATCTATATGCACTGGTGCCACATGAACCGCCTGCGTTAGATGGTGTACTAGAAGCACTTGAACAAGCCAAACTATCACTAACCaagaaaatcaacaaattaCCCTTTGTAGAAGATGGTTCAGTTGATAAATCCATTGGAGCCTTATCTGTTCCAAAAGTTGAGGACAGGTTAGAAATCCCAATTGGATGTGCTGGGCTCTTCAGACTTCCAACTGATTTTGCTGCTGAAGCTTCTTCTACACAACCGAACTTCTTGGCTTCAAGTTCCGAGTTAAGATCGACAGCTCGTTATACCGGTGAGAGTGTTTCATTATCTGCAACTCATCAAATTTTCCCTGCTCATGAAATGGAGGATAGATCAAGTTTTTTAACAGGTTTACGCAGCAGCCATTACCATACTGGTTCGGGTTCTACCCGAGATGGATATCTAACCGACCATGCCCCCGAGCATAGATGGAAAAATCCTGGCCAGAACCATCATTTCGATCAATACTTCGATGCAATTCAACCTTCTCCCTATGTGCACAGCTATCCATCACCACCTCCAGTATTGTCGAGCATCCATCCAAATGATAGTTTCTTAAGAACTTTTCCGAATCGGACCTTAGAAACGCCTCCGACCAACCAATATTCATTTTACGAAGATCAACTTAGGCCGAATATGTATAGATAG
- the LOC111808528 gene encoding MKI67 FHA domain-interacting nucleolar phosphoprotein-like, with protein MKSTAFDENMSKALSASHFISFSFPQSMSLSVFSPSSCARFTDRTHRSLLVDAMFISSESRQASIQFAWNFASHSSQVSIYNRSRLASSTYVLVIRRLQLHRALSFRASSSSYCVFRSMGAKAKKAMKKKLSKVTSSLSDKKESADFLPLEGGPGRKLPAQKPLENTATVLYIGRIPHGFFEKEMEGFFGQFGKVKRIRIARNRKTGKSRHFGYIEFESPEVAKIVADSMHNYLLYEHLLKVHLISPEHVHPKLWKGFSYRHKPLDWSELERKQHNKERTLDEHKKLVARILKRDQARKKRIRAAGIDYECPEIVGSVQPAPKKIKFDED; from the exons ATGAAATCAACGGCGTTTGATGAGAATATGTCCAAAGCTTTAAGCGCTTCtcatttcatatcattctctTTCCCCCAATCCATGTCACTCTCAGTCTTCTCTCCGAGTTCCTGTGCTCGATTCACCGATCGAACCCACCGTTCCCTTTTGGTGGATGCGATGTTCATTTCCTCTGAATCCAGACAGGCTTCTATTCAATTCGCCTGGAATTTCGCATCTCATTCTAGTCAGGTGTCGATTTACAATCGTTCTAGACTAGCG TCCTCGACCTACGTCCTGGTGATACGTCGCCTCCAACTTCACCGCGCTCTCTCTTTTCGtgcctcttcttcctcttacTGTGTTTTCAG atCAATGGGGGCCAAGGCGAAGAAGGCtatgaagaagaaactcaGTAAGGTTACTTCTTCCTTATCGGACAAGAAGGAATCTGCCGATTTCTTG CCATTGGAGGGTGGTCCTGGGCGTAAATTACCAGCACAGAAGCCCCTGGAAAATACTGCTACTGTTCTCTACATTGGTCGCATACCCCATGGTTTCTTCGAGAAGGAGATGGAAG GGTTTTTCGGACAGTTTGGgaaagttaaaagaataagaattGCACGAAATAGAAAG ACTGGGAAGTCGAGGCATTTTGGATACATTGAATTTGAATCTCCAGAG GTGGCAAAAATTGTGGCTGATTCTATGCATAACTATTTGTTGTATGAACACCTTCTGAAAGTCCATCTAATTTCTCCTGAGCATGTTCATCCCAAACT ATGGAAAGGTTTTAGCTATCGCCACAAGCCCTTAGATTGGTCTGAACTTGAGCGTAAGCAGCATAACAAG GAAAGGACATTGGACGAGCACAAGAAGTTGGTAGCGAGGATCTTGAAGCGGGATCAGGCTAGAAAGAAGAGGATAAGAGCTGCTGGGATTGATTATGAGTGTCCAGAAATT GTGGGCAGTGTCCAACCAGCTCCCAAGAAGATCAAGTTCGATGAAGATTAG
- the LOC111808527 gene encoding glucomannan 4-beta-mannosyltransferase 9-like — protein MEEEVGLGGEIGPFWEQSTAPVIAPLLKLCVGGCLAMSLMLFFERLYMGVVILFLKLFATNPHNTYKWEPIRDDLELAHFVYPMVLVQIPMYNESEVYRLSIGAACGLSWPSDRIIIQVLDDSTDPSIKDLVELECKRWASKGINIKYEIRDSRNGYKAGALKEGMKHNYVKLCDYVAIFDADFQPEPDFLWRTIPFLTNNPEIALVQARWKFVNSDECLMTRMQEMSLDYHFTVEQEVGSATYGFFGFNGTAGVWRIAALKEAGGWKDRTTVEDMDLAVRASLKGWKFVYVGDLKVKNELPSTFKAYQYQQHRWSCGPANLFKKMVVEIMRNKKVSLWKKLYLIYSFFFVRKIVAHIVTFVFYCVVLPATVLVPEVSVPKWGAVYIPSMITLLNAVGTPRSFHLIIFWILFENVMSLHRTKATFIGLLEAGRVNEWVVTEKLGDALKTKLGSKTPWKPQFRFGERLHLLELCVGAYLFFCGCYDLNFGKNRYFIYLFLQSFAFFIAGVGYIGTLVPNS, from the exons ATGGAAGAGGAAGTGGGCTTAGGAGGGGAAATAGGGCCATTTTGGGAGCAAAGCACAGCCCCTGTGATAGCCCCTTTGTTGAAGCTTTGTGTGGGAGGTTGTCTGGCCATGTCCCTAATGCTCTTCTTTGAGAGGCTTTATATGGGTGTTGTCATTCTCTTTCTTAAGCTCTTTGCAACAAACCCTCACAACACTTATAAGTGGGAGCCCATTCGAGATGATCTTGAGCTTGCCCATTTTGTTTATCCCATGGTTTTGGTCCAAATTCCAATGTACAATGAAAGCGAG GTTTATCGATTATCTATTGGAGCAGCATGTGGACTTTCATGGCCATCTGATAGGATCATCATTCAAGTTCTTGATGATTCTACTGATCCTTCTATCAAG GATCTGGTGGAATTAGAGTGCAAAAGATGGGCAAGCAAAGGGATAAACATAAAGTACGAGATCCGAGACAGCAGAAATGGGTACAAAGCAGGGGCTCTAAAAGAGGGAATGAAGCATAATTACGTTAAGCTCTGTGATTACGTCGCTATTTTCGACGCCGATTTCCAACCAGAGCCTGATTTCCTTTGGCGTACCATTCCATTTCTTACGAACAATCCTGAGATTGCTCTTGTTCAAGCTCGCTGGAAGTTTG TGAACTCAGATGAATGTTTAATGACGAGAATGCAAGAGATGTCATTGGATTATCATTTCACAGTGGAGCAAGAGGTGGGGTCTGCAACTTATGGCTTCTTTGGGTTCAATG GCACAGCTGGTGTTTGGAGAATTGCTGCACTGAAGGAGGCTGGAGGATGGAAGGATCGAACCACGGTAGAAGATATGGATTTGGCTGTTCGAGCTAGCCTAAAAGGCTGGAAGTTTGTCTATGTTGGAGACCTCAAG GTGAAGAATGAATTGCCTAGTACCTTCAAAGCTTACCAATATCAGCAACACCGATGGTCTTGTGGCCCGGCGAACCTCTTCAAAAAGATGGTTGTTGAAATCATGAGGAACAAG AAAGTCTCCCTGTGGAAAAAGCTTTACCTGATCTACAGCTTCTTCTTTGTTCGGAAGATCGTCGCCCATATTGTCACGTTTGTATTTTATTGTGTTGTTTTGCCAGCTACCGTCTTGGTTCCTGAAGTATCGGTACCAAAATGGGGTGCCGTTTATATTCCTTCTATGATCACCCTCCTAAATGCAGTCGGAACACCAAG ATCATTCCACCTGATCATTTTCTGGATCCTTTTCGAGAATGTCATGTCGCTGCACCGAACAAAGGCAACATTCATCGGTCTGTTGGAAGCAGGGAGAGTAAATGAATGGGTCGTCACCGAGAAATTGGGAGATGCACTAAAGACTAAACTAGGTTCCAAAACTCCCTGGAAACCTCAGTTTAGATTCGGAGAAAG ACTCCATCTGCTTGAGCTTTGTGTTGGAGCCTATCTCTTCTTCTGCGGCTGCTATGATCTCAACTTCGGGAAGAACCGATACTTCATCTACCTCTTCCTTCAGTCATTTGCTTTCTTCATCGCCGGGGTCGGTTACATCGGAACTCTGGTTCCCAACTCTTAG